AACTGATTTCTTTAGTAGGCGCCAACGGAATTGGAAAATCTACTTTGCTGAGAACTATTACTGGAATCCAACATCCATTATCAGGAAATGTCTTTTTGAATGAAAAGAATATTTCAAGCTATAAACCTTTGGAATTAGCCCAAAATTTAAGTGTTGTTTTAACCGAAAAATTACCGCCAAGCAATCTTTCCGTTTTTGAACTTGTAGCTTTAGGACGACAGCCGTATACGAATTGGATTGGGACTTTAACGCCGGAAGATATTACGAAAGTAAATGAAGCTTTAGAACTTACTCAAATCAGTCATCTGGCTCAAAAAAGACATCATCAAATAAGTGATGGGCAATTGCAGAAAGTTTTAATTGCAAGAGCTTTGGCACAAGATACACCATTGATTATTTTGGATGAACCTACAACACATTTGGATTTGCTTCATAAAGTTTCGCTATTCAAATTACTGAAAAAGCTGACTCAGGAAACTCAGAAATGCATTTTGTTTTCAACTCATGATATTGATCTGGCAATACAATTAAGCGACGAAATGATCATTATGACCCCAGAAAGTGTTGTGCAGGACCAACCTTGTAATTTGATTTTAAATGGAAGTTTCAACAGCTTATTCAAAGATGAACATATTATTTTTGATGCTGAAAAAGGAAAATTTATAGTGAGTTAAGAATTATTGTTTTCGAAGCGAACACGATACACATGAAGTAAATTCTCTAAATCATCAAAATGTATATCTAATTCTCCAATTTCAATCTGTTTATTATTGAATCCAAAATAGTTAGCAAAAGAATATCTTCTAAACTTTGTGAAAATTCTGTCGTTTTGAATGTTATTCCAACTGACGAGATTTTCGTCTTTTAATTTTATTCCTTCTGCATTAATAGTAATTTGAGGACTTTTATCACGTAATTTTTTAATTTGGATATAAATGGAATAAATTCCAATCCCTAAAAATAATACTCCAAAATAATTTTTTTCATATATAAAATAAATGCCCAAAAG
This is a stretch of genomic DNA from Flavobacterium endoglycinae. It encodes these proteins:
- a CDS encoding ABC transporter ATP-binding protein gives rise to the protein MKTILKTSDLNIGYKSKKGVVPIAEKLNLNFNEGKLISLVGANGIGKSTLLRTITGIQHPLSGNVFLNEKNISSYKPLELAQNLSVVLTEKLPPSNLSVFELVALGRQPYTNWIGTLTPEDITKVNEALELTQISHLAQKRHHQISDGQLQKVLIARALAQDTPLIILDEPTTHLDLLHKVSLFKLLKKLTQETQKCILFSTHDIDLAIQLSDEMIIMTPESVVQDQPCNLILNGSFNSLFKDEHIIFDAEKGKFIVS